A single Paenibacillus sp. FSL R5-0517 DNA region contains:
- a CDS encoding ATPase, T2SS/T4P/T4SS family has product MLWNTIWISLILILCLTYVWFKYSAFLREKNARVPEQQSFTIDMLIEKVKNSLHELSHSQLADAGLHEEEYRRRINQRAEMRKALKGCVSGSISDKTYVKNLIGDLLIRSIGLNKSNVDEVILFAEPDLLTIQDRFEIVFYLYRQQFGVDALSRMIDTYDLGRLRMEEGTEDGGSYYISEEDIHYVFECEYRELGFREKTDIIVQRIYQHYKGFSVVDEIRDQRIDGVSGGVSGMLDTAHNIGFQRPASWNDLLEQGLEDDTHEEPLSGMESVWIFYKGKSIHLPFLSFGSIRELKRVCQNIYKYNYPGQLSEASGYKVNEMKDGSRVVVVRPPFAESWAFFVRKFDIPNASLEQLITGNNADLPITLLQYLMKGSRITAVTGAQGSGKTTLLMAMVKHIYASYTLRVQEMAFELQLRRIYSRRNILSFRETEHISGQQGLDLQKKTDGTVNILGEVASDEVAAWMIQMSQVASLFTLFTHHAKTFRDLVFSLRNSLLKTGMFQHEHIAEEQVVSVINFDVHMKKDAEGRRYIERITECLPRANQGDSVKERAGFTFRNVVEYRDGEYVATAPISSECMLDMREQMTLQDAEKFGHFMKQHWGDPHDN; this is encoded by the coding sequence ATGCTCTGGAATACCATATGGATAAGTTTAATTTTGATTCTGTGTCTGACTTATGTCTGGTTCAAGTATAGTGCGTTTCTTCGTGAAAAGAATGCTCGTGTTCCTGAACAGCAATCCTTCACGATTGACATGTTGATTGAGAAGGTGAAGAACTCACTTCATGAGCTTAGTCATAGTCAGCTCGCGGATGCAGGTCTGCATGAAGAAGAATATCGTCGAAGAATCAATCAACGTGCAGAGATGAGAAAAGCGCTGAAGGGCTGTGTCTCAGGCAGTATCAGTGACAAAACGTATGTCAAAAATCTGATAGGGGATCTTCTGATCCGAAGCATAGGACTGAACAAATCAAATGTAGATGAAGTCATTTTGTTTGCAGAACCGGATTTATTGACGATCCAGGACCGATTCGAAATTGTGTTTTATCTGTACCGACAGCAATTCGGTGTGGATGCACTCTCCCGAATGATTGATACCTACGATCTGGGAAGGCTGAGAATGGAGGAAGGAACGGAGGACGGAGGGAGTTATTATATTTCCGAGGAAGACATTCACTATGTTTTTGAGTGCGAATATCGAGAGCTTGGGTTCAGAGAAAAGACAGATATCATCGTGCAGCGTATCTATCAGCATTACAAAGGATTTTCGGTTGTTGATGAGATAAGGGACCAACGTATTGACGGCGTTAGTGGTGGTGTCAGCGGTATGTTGGATACTGCTCATAATATTGGATTTCAGAGACCGGCATCATGGAATGATCTGTTGGAGCAAGGACTGGAGGATGATACTCATGAAGAACCGCTTAGCGGCATGGAGAGTGTCTGGATTTTCTATAAAGGGAAATCCATTCATCTACCTTTTCTGTCCTTCGGCAGCATCCGTGAACTGAAAAGGGTATGCCAGAATATATACAAATACAATTATCCGGGACAGTTGTCAGAAGCAAGTGGATACAAAGTGAACGAGATGAAAGACGGTTCCCGTGTGGTTGTTGTCAGACCTCCTTTTGCAGAATCGTGGGCGTTCTTCGTCCGGAAGTTCGACATTCCGAATGCTTCACTTGAGCAATTAATTACGGGTAACAACGCAGATCTACCAATTACATTGCTTCAATATTTGATGAAAGGAAGCCGGATCACAGCGGTAACCGGAGCACAGGGTTCTGGTAAAACGACATTACTTATGGCTATGGTCAAACACATCTATGCATCGTACACCCTTCGGGTGCAGGAGATGGCGTTCGAACTTCAATTAAGACGGATCTATAGCCGACGTAATATTTTGAGTTTCCGAGAAACTGAGCACATTTCAGGTCAACAAGGGCTAGATTTACAGAAAAAAACGGATGGTACCGTCAATATTCTTGGTGAGGTTGCGAGTGATGAAGTGGCCGCATGGATGATTCAAATGTCTCAGGTTGCCAGTCTGTTCACCCTGTTTACCCACCATGCCAAAACGTTTCGTGATCTGGTCTTCTCTCTTCGTAATTCCTTACTCAAGACTGGCATGTTTCAACATGAGCATATTGCTGAGGAGCAGGTTGTGAGTGTCATCAATTTCGATGTTCATATGAAGAAAGATGCTGAGGGACGAAGATATATCGAACGTATTACGGAATGTCTTCCTCGCGCGAATCAAGGTGACAGCGTGAAAGAGAGGGCAGGTTTTACATTTCGTAATGTAGTGGAGTACAGAGATGGAGAGTATGTAGCAACAGCTCCAATCTCCTCGGAATGCATGTTGGATATGCGAGAACAGATGACATTGCAGGATGCCGAGAAATTTGGACATTTTATGAAGCAACACTGGGGTGATCCGCATGACAATTAA
- a CDS encoding SAF domain-containing protein, giving the protein MSKLRKQSRKLIYSGLIGAGAVGLVFGGYVIYNVKTMGDVRSAVEARYLSAYEEKEAELKQQWDSGAQGWVTVRDIEAGEPILAEDLKLIAVPDAQAPRNLWSSTKQMEGQVAKIELKKGTAITTEMVYEDTPAPPDLRNRELQVVLLPSSLVKGDIIDVRIQFPTGQDYVLLSKKKVERLNSATLWITMTEEEILSLSSAIVDAYLHKASIYALTYVEPQFQTPAIATYPANSEVLKLLESDPNIVRRAEQELSRQVRSSLESSLAASVTAPSKGVEQDVAQSSVTYNSRPSANNSATSDAVMWNDGSGNGAETNTGSVNDPVEVLQTEQQSLLTGGE; this is encoded by the coding sequence TTGTCTAAATTAAGAAAACAAAGCCGTAAACTGATCTATTCCGGGCTTATCGGAGCAGGCGCTGTAGGGTTGGTGTTCGGAGGATATGTTATTTATAATGTCAAAACGATGGGTGATGTCAGGTCAGCTGTAGAAGCCCGTTATTTATCGGCATATGAGGAAAAGGAAGCTGAATTAAAGCAACAATGGGATTCGGGAGCACAAGGATGGGTCACGGTTCGGGATATTGAAGCAGGTGAACCGATATTAGCGGAGGATCTGAAGCTCATTGCTGTTCCAGATGCACAAGCACCACGAAATCTCTGGTCCAGTACCAAGCAAATGGAAGGTCAAGTGGCCAAAATAGAGTTGAAAAAAGGAACAGCCATTACTACCGAGATGGTGTATGAGGATACACCGGCTCCGCCTGATTTAAGAAATCGAGAGCTGCAAGTTGTATTATTGCCATCCTCACTCGTTAAGGGAGATATTATTGATGTTCGTATTCAGTTCCCAACAGGGCAGGATTATGTTCTCTTATCGAAGAAAAAAGTGGAACGACTCAATTCAGCTACCTTATGGATTACGATGACGGAGGAAGAGATTCTGTCACTCTCCAGTGCAATTGTAGATGCCTATTTACATAAAGCTTCAATCTATGCCTTAACCTATGTAGAACCACAGTTTCAGACACCTGCAATCGCGACGTATCCTGCCAATTCAGAAGTATTAAAACTGCTGGAGAGTGATCCGAATATTGTTCGACGAGCGGAACAGGAGTTATCCAGACAGGTGCGAAGTTCGCTTGAAAGTTCACTGGCTGCCTCCGTGACAGCACCGTCAAAAGGCGTTGAACAGGATGTGGCACAATCCTCAGTTACCTATAACAGTCGTCCATCAGCGAATAATTCGGCAACATCGGATGCAGTGATGTGGAATGATGGTTCAGGTAACGGAGCAGAAACTAATACTGGAAGTGTAAATGATCCCGTTGAAGTTTTACAGACAGAACAGCAGAGTTTGTTAACAGGCGGAGAGTAG
- a CDS encoding serine/threonine-protein kinase — protein sequence MRHPARLERGSLLGGRYRIVSILGTGGMSHVYEAEDLKLPGKIWAIKESVTAMPYEGSMETEAALLTSLRHPRLPQIVDFFVPDEDGYTYLVMEYIEGLTLSEYFKQCRGKIPMEQLTELVLQLLDVLSYLHSLNPPVIYRDLKPSNIMITPEHEVRLIDFGIARSYKPQSAEDTVKLGTAGFAAPEQYGSGQTDARSDLYGLGALLLYLMTGGAYTEWIQGVESSIRSDVPRTYIPVARRLLRYNAEERFQSADEVRKELLRIPGGITPGGDATMTLNGGTRVIAITGASSGVGVTHTAIAISHYLERQNFKVAVIEMSPRSQSFARIQQIAQAGKLVPAGRQFAVDGVHYWKQSGRADILSLLGGSYQFIVMDLGSGQDQNRLEEFLRADLPIVIGSGAEWRQAEIGAFVRSHHRYPREKWIYCLPLAATEAVQRIRKTLDTSSVYGLPLHIDPFDKDAQMDKVFSHILTHMMGQQPKKRSFFSRRKVHD from the coding sequence ATGAGACATCCGGCCAGGCTGGAACGCGGAAGCCTGCTGGGAGGTAGATATCGTATCGTATCCATTCTGGGAACAGGCGGAATGAGCCATGTATACGAGGCGGAGGATCTGAAGCTGCCGGGCAAGATATGGGCAATTAAAGAAAGCGTAACGGCTATGCCGTATGAAGGCAGCATGGAGACAGAGGCCGCTCTCCTGACATCACTCCGCCATCCAAGATTACCGCAAATTGTTGATTTTTTTGTCCCGGATGAAGATGGGTACACGTACTTGGTGATGGAATACATCGAAGGGTTAACGCTCAGTGAGTATTTCAAGCAGTGCCGCGGGAAAATTCCGATGGAGCAGTTAACGGAGCTGGTGCTTCAATTGCTGGATGTGTTGAGTTATCTGCATAGTCTGAATCCACCTGTCATCTATAGGGATCTGAAACCATCCAATATCATGATCACCCCGGAACATGAAGTAAGATTAATCGATTTTGGCATCGCCAGAAGTTACAAGCCGCAAAGTGCAGAAGATACCGTCAAGTTGGGAACAGCTGGTTTCGCCGCTCCAGAACAATATGGCTCGGGTCAGACCGATGCCCGTTCGGATCTATATGGACTCGGAGCATTGCTGCTATATCTTATGACTGGTGGGGCGTATACGGAATGGATTCAAGGTGTAGAAAGCTCTATTCGGAGTGATGTTCCACGGACGTACATCCCTGTGGCGAGAAGACTGTTAAGGTATAATGCCGAGGAGCGATTCCAATCTGCGGATGAGGTGAGGAAGGAACTGCTCCGCATACCTGGTGGAATAACGCCTGGTGGAGATGCGACCATGACTCTGAATGGCGGAACAAGAGTTATTGCCATAACTGGTGCTTCATCTGGTGTAGGGGTTACCCACACCGCTATAGCTATCAGTCATTATCTCGAAAGGCAAAACTTTAAAGTGGCAGTTATTGAAATGTCACCTCGCTCTCAATCCTTTGCAAGAATCCAACAAATCGCTCAAGCCGGTAAACTCGTGCCGGCAGGCAGACAATTTGCAGTGGATGGTGTGCATTATTGGAAACAATCCGGGCGAGCAGATATTTTGTCTTTGCTTGGGGGGAGCTATCAGTTCATCGTGATGGACCTCGGTAGTGGTCAGGACCAGAACCGGCTGGAGGAATTTCTGCGTGCAGATCTGCCGATTGTTATTGGCTCAGGTGCCGAATGGAGACAGGCGGAAATTGGCGCCTTTGTTCGATCACATCATCGGTATCCACGAGAGAAATGGATATATTGTCTGCCCCTCGCAGCAACTGAAGCTGTTCAGCGCATTCGTAAAACGCTGGATACATCGAGTGTATATGGTCTGCCGTTACATATTGACCCTTTTGACAAGGACGCACAGATGGATAAAGTGTTTTCTCATATTTTAACGCATATGATGGGACAGCAACCCAAGAAACGTTCGTTCTTTTCAAGAAGGAAAGTTCATGATTAG
- a CDS encoding SAM-dependent methyltransferase, which produces MSTQSSWEEGNFSRFICTANHGFAPYAQEELRRTFGAVKSTVLVPGEILLAGLPVAEEEVAGKLLEDYPTFLRHIQPVQFQENTEDSEQSIEKLIAFVMNHKELTGTPVVLQVRKTDGAFWQENAASLKQLLTEKLDELGCEWVVRDAEYVISVFAANDMLYAGVSRPEQNLSDWNGGAVRFQKEDGQISRAKFKLLEAEQTFGIDFTSFRKALDIGAAPGGWTSFLLERGLEVTAVDPAKMDATLLASPKLTFLKKNAGDVRFREGEFDLLVCDMSWSPKLMSRLVSDLLYSLQPGGTAIVTVKLLHKKPLALIKDVIDTFERSRMQIQRSKQLFHNREEITLYMVKY; this is translated from the coding sequence TTGAGTACACAATCGTCTTGGGAAGAAGGCAACTTCTCCCGTTTTATCTGCACAGCCAATCATGGCTTTGCCCCTTATGCACAGGAAGAATTACGCCGTACGTTTGGTGCGGTGAAGAGCACAGTACTCGTACCGGGAGAAATTTTGCTTGCGGGGCTGCCTGTAGCGGAGGAAGAAGTTGCAGGTAAACTGCTGGAAGATTATCCAACGTTTTTACGTCATATCCAGCCTGTTCAGTTTCAGGAGAATACAGAAGATTCGGAGCAGTCTATTGAGAAATTGATTGCATTTGTAATGAATCATAAGGAACTGACGGGTACCCCTGTCGTACTACAGGTACGGAAGACAGACGGGGCCTTTTGGCAAGAAAATGCAGCTTCATTGAAACAATTGCTAACAGAAAAACTGGATGAGCTAGGCTGTGAATGGGTTGTACGTGATGCTGAATATGTCATTTCCGTTTTTGCTGCGAATGACATGTTGTATGCAGGCGTATCCAGACCTGAACAGAACCTGTCAGACTGGAACGGGGGCGCCGTACGTTTTCAAAAAGAAGATGGACAGATCTCGCGTGCCAAGTTCAAATTGCTTGAAGCCGAGCAAACGTTTGGCATTGACTTTACTTCATTTCGTAAAGCACTTGATATCGGTGCAGCGCCAGGTGGATGGACCTCGTTCCTGCTTGAACGCGGGCTTGAAGTTACTGCGGTAGATCCCGCGAAGATGGATGCGACGCTGTTGGCATCACCAAAACTGACTTTCTTAAAGAAAAATGCAGGCGATGTACGCTTTCGCGAAGGAGAATTTGATCTGCTCGTATGTGATATGAGTTGGAGTCCCAAGCTGATGAGCCGACTTGTATCAGACCTTCTATATAGTCTTCAACCTGGGGGAACAGCGATTGTTACCGTGAAGTTATTGCATAAAAAACCGCTCGCACTCATTAAGGATGTTATCGATACGTTTGAGCGTTCGCGAATGCAGATTCAACGTTCCAAGCAGTTGTTCCATAACCGGGAAGAGATTACACTCTATATGGTCAAATATTAA
- a CDS encoding ATP-binding cassette domain-containing protein, translating to MISMEHVSLRREENQILDNVHLRIEQGEHWVILGRNGSGKTTLLEMMNGYMFPSQGRIEVLGNLYGQCDVREVRKEIGYISQTLIEKLTPRDPVWEVVATGAYAFLRFYQTIPDEVKAKAMSLLDDMGFANLANNPLGTLSQGERKKVMLARSLMAEPKLLIMDEPCAGLDLYEREKMLAEIDRLRQRNITVVYVTHHVEEIVPLFTHVALIRDGRIAAAGPKHEVLTQDTIKHTYDVPVDIQWDDGRPWIRVRSGG from the coding sequence ATAATCTCAATGGAACATGTCTCACTCAGACGAGAAGAGAATCAGATTCTGGATAACGTGCATCTGCGCATTGAACAAGGCGAGCATTGGGTTATTCTGGGTCGGAATGGTTCTGGTAAAACAACGTTACTGGAAATGATGAACGGATATATGTTTCCAAGTCAGGGACGCATTGAAGTACTCGGTAATCTGTATGGACAGTGTGACGTCAGGGAAGTACGTAAGGAAATTGGTTATATCAGCCAAACGTTGATTGAGAAACTCACACCGAGAGATCCGGTATGGGAGGTAGTCGCTACAGGAGCTTATGCTTTTTTGCGTTTTTATCAGACCATTCCTGATGAAGTAAAAGCAAAGGCAATGAGTTTACTAGATGACATGGGCTTTGCCAACCTCGCCAACAACCCGCTTGGAACGTTATCCCAAGGGGAGCGCAAAAAAGTCATGCTAGCTCGTTCATTAATGGCTGAGCCAAAACTGCTGATTATGGACGAGCCTTGTGCCGGGTTAGACTTATATGAACGTGAGAAAATGCTGGCTGAGATTGATCGTCTGCGCCAGCGTAACATTACAGTGGTGTATGTAACGCATCATGTTGAAGAGATCGTACCATTATTTACGCATGTGGCTTTGATCCGCGATGGACGTATTGCGGCGGCTGGCCCCAAGCATGAAGTTTTGACACAAGATACAATTAAGCATACGTACGATGTTCCGGTCGATATCCAGTGGGATGACGGTCGTCCGTGGATACGCGTACGTTCTGGAGGGTAA
- a CDS encoding thioredoxin family protein encodes MKPITSKMLMRGVWEGMPQAVFIYTPLCGTCAAARRMLEVVEHMLPEGILSEMNIHDIPELVQQFQISSVPAVMLFDGQQDVPKMVYRMSSVEHLLSEIRKAVLK; translated from the coding sequence ATGAAGCCAATTACATCCAAAATGTTAATGCGCGGCGTATGGGAAGGCATGCCACAGGCTGTGTTTATATACACCCCTTTATGTGGGACATGTGCGGCTGCACGGCGTATGTTAGAGGTTGTTGAGCACATGCTGCCAGAAGGTATTTTATCCGAAATGAACATCCATGACATTCCTGAACTTGTACAACAATTTCAAATTTCAAGCGTACCAGCCGTGATGCTGTTTGACGGCCAGCAAGATGTTCCAAAAATGGTTTATCGGATGAGCTCTGTGGAGCATTTACTCTCGGAGATCCGGAAGGCGGTGCTGAAATGA
- a CDS encoding cyclic-phosphate processing receiver domain-containing protein: MHVFLDDYRACPKGFVLATNAEECLMLLREGDVDILSLDYELGPDSPNGGEVAASIVREGLFPREIYLHTSSMFGKRQMYEMLYSNKPDTVTIHNGPMTGEVMLRVAAGEESS; the protein is encoded by the coding sequence ATGCATGTTTTTTTGGACGACTATCGGGCATGTCCAAAAGGATTTGTTCTGGCAACGAATGCAGAAGAGTGCCTGATGCTGCTAAGAGAAGGTGACGTGGACATTTTGTCTCTGGATTATGAGCTTGGGCCGGATTCGCCGAATGGCGGTGAGGTTGCGGCATCCATTGTACGAGAAGGTTTATTTCCGCGTGAAATCTATTTGCATACGTCCAGTATGTTTGGGAAACGCCAGATGTACGAGATGTTATATAGCAATAAACCCGATACGGTTACCATTCATAATGGTCCTATGACGGGTGAGGTTATGCTGCGTGTTGCTGCGGGAGAAGAAAGTTCATGA
- a CDS encoding deoxyribonuclease IV: MKPNNGIGAHVSTRGGFLQAAKRAHAMGATAFQYFPKNPRSLGLKSLDLKDAEQCRDWCEQHGLASIAHSPYPTNPALGITRGEAGFHATIASIRNDLEISNACGSVGTVVHFGHIKTNDPLEGYQNLIHCLDTALENWNGHSKVLLENQAGDHGPMGTTMEEMIQIRKLSRYPEHIAFCFDTCHAFASGMWSSGNESEMLDQGRVLGYWDDVAAVHFNDSKYASGSCKDRHARIGQGYIGNESLKTLINAPEFQKAVVVLETETGEDGTHRDDIALMRSWL; the protein is encoded by the coding sequence ATGAAGCCTAACAACGGAATCGGGGCACATGTCAGCACGAGAGGTGGATTTCTACAGGCAGCCAAAAGAGCACATGCGATGGGAGCAACGGCGTTTCAGTATTTTCCGAAGAACCCGCGTAGTCTTGGTCTGAAAAGTCTGGATCTCAAGGATGCTGAGCAGTGCAGGGATTGGTGTGAACAGCATGGACTGGCTTCAATTGCCCATTCACCCTATCCTACGAATCCGGCGTTGGGTATAACCCGTGGAGAGGCGGGGTTTCATGCTACAATAGCTTCTATTCGCAATGATCTTGAAATTTCGAATGCTTGCGGTTCCGTTGGGACGGTGGTCCATTTTGGACATATCAAAACAAATGATCCGCTGGAGGGTTATCAGAATCTCATTCATTGTCTGGATACCGCCTTGGAGAATTGGAATGGTCATTCGAAGGTGCTGCTTGAGAATCAGGCAGGTGATCATGGCCCCATGGGCACGACAATGGAAGAAATGATACAGATTCGCAAATTGTCTCGATATCCAGAGCATATTGCATTTTGTTTTGACACATGTCATGCTTTTGCTTCTGGTATGTGGTCGTCAGGCAACGAATCAGAGATGCTTGATCAAGGCAGGGTGCTCGGATACTGGGATGATGTTGCTGCTGTACATTTTAATGATTCCAAATATGCGTCTGGTTCGTGTAAGGATAGACATGCGAGGATCGGACAGGGATATATCGGAAATGAATCACTGAAAACATTGATCAATGCGCCTGAGTTCCAAAAGGCGGTTGTTGTGCTCGAGACAGAAACGGGCGAAGATGGAACGCACCGTGATGATATAGCGCTCATGCGTTCCTGGTTATAA
- a CDS encoding DNA-formamidopyrimidine glycosylase family protein: MPELPEMENYRTLLSEKILDLPITGVVINRDKTINTEPDLFINELTGNRIIFVERRAKHLIFHLANGKRLVLHLMLGGMIFWGTEEERPDRSTQVEIQFGDHILFFIGLRLGYLHLLTSKETEAAMSDLGPEPLDRRMNVERFASLLKGRRGTLKTTLVNQHIIAGIGNCYSDEIAFAAGLRPSSKTQNIATSPELTERLFHSMQSVLREAASEGGYMEMPLMQGDTKTGSFDEQCRVYDREGETCPRCGGTIERVEITGKKAFFCPKCQHEA; the protein is encoded by the coding sequence ATGCCGGAACTGCCGGAAATGGAAAATTACCGGACCTTGTTGTCCGAGAAAATACTTGATCTACCGATTACAGGTGTTGTAATTAACCGGGATAAAACGATAAATACGGAGCCTGATCTGTTCATCAATGAACTTACAGGCAATCGCATCATATTTGTTGAGCGCCGAGCGAAGCATTTGATTTTCCACCTGGCTAATGGCAAACGTCTGGTGCTGCACCTCATGTTGGGCGGTATGATTTTCTGGGGCACGGAAGAGGAACGCCCTGATCGTTCTACACAAGTGGAAATCCAGTTTGGAGATCACATTTTATTCTTTATTGGCCTGCGCTTGGGGTATTTACATCTACTTACTTCAAAAGAGACAGAAGCGGCAATGTCCGATCTTGGACCGGAACCTTTGGATCGACGGATGAACGTGGAACGTTTTGCTTCTCTGTTGAAAGGTCGTCGGGGGACACTCAAGACAACGTTGGTTAACCAGCATATCATTGCAGGGATTGGCAACTGTTATTCGGATGAAATTGCTTTCGCTGCAGGTCTGAGACCAAGCTCCAAAACGCAGAACATCGCAACTTCACCTGAACTGACGGAGCGTTTGTTCCATTCGATGCAGTCCGTGTTGCGCGAAGCAGCATCTGAAGGTGGATATATGGAAATGCCACTGATGCAAGGGGATACGAAGACAGGAAGCTTTGACGAGCAATGTCGGGTGTACGATCGGGAAGGCGAGACTTGTCCGCGCTGCGGGGGAACGATTGAACGAGTGGAAATTACGGGCAAGAAGGCATTCTTCTGTCCGAAATGCCAGCATGAAGCCTAA
- a CDS encoding TIGR01457 family HAD-type hydrolase, which produces MIKAYLIDLDGTLYHGRHRIEGADQLIRTLQELGKPYLFVTNNSSRTPQGVADHLNGMGIPADASQVCTSAVAAAEYVAEESPGAKVACIGEAGLLQAIEEAGLQLTEDAPDYVIQGIDREFSYSKLTKALRWINAGSKFIMTNPDLQLPSDDGLTPGAGTIGAAIEAATGVRPTVIGKPSSVIMKSAISRLNLASHEVAVIGDNMRTDIAAGVAAGCETLLVLTGVTTRENMDGHIQAAKARPDHVFEDLHKLMEWLSQETDQTSKKG; this is translated from the coding sequence GTGATTAAGGCCTATCTGATTGACTTGGATGGTACGCTCTATCATGGCAGACATCGTATCGAAGGAGCCGATCAGCTTATTCGAACACTGCAAGAGCTAGGCAAGCCGTATTTATTCGTAACCAATAATTCTTCTCGTACACCACAAGGTGTGGCAGATCATCTGAACGGGATGGGCATACCTGCCGATGCGTCTCAAGTGTGTACTTCTGCTGTGGCTGCTGCTGAATATGTTGCCGAAGAGTCCCCGGGTGCAAAAGTGGCATGTATTGGTGAAGCAGGACTGCTGCAAGCCATAGAAGAAGCAGGACTACAGTTGACAGAAGATGCACCTGATTACGTGATACAGGGGATTGATCGTGAATTTTCCTATTCTAAACTGACCAAGGCGCTAAGGTGGATTAATGCGGGATCAAAGTTCATCATGACCAACCCGGATCTGCAGCTTCCTTCCGATGATGGACTGACGCCTGGTGCTGGAACGATTGGAGCAGCAATTGAAGCCGCAACCGGAGTTCGTCCTACAGTCATAGGCAAGCCATCCAGTGTTATAATGAAGTCAGCCATTAGCCGGCTGAACCTGGCATCTCATGAAGTGGCAGTGATCGGAGACAATATGCGAACCGATATCGCAGCTGGAGTCGCAGCAGGATGTGAGACGCTGCTGGTACTTACTGGTGTGACAACACGGGAAAATATGGATGGACACATTCAAGCAGCCAAGGCTCGACCTGATCATGTGTTTGAAGATTTGCATAAATTGATGGAGTGGCTGTCGCAAGAGACAGACCAAACTTCCAAAAAGGGGTAA
- the rnz gene encoding ribonuclease Z, whose protein sequence is MELYFLGTNAGVPTLQRNVTSIGLRMLDERRALWLFDCGEGTQHQILSSPLKLSKLEKIFITHLHGDHVFGLPGLLSSRAYQGGTTPLTVYGPPGTERMISTTMELSQSRVNYDLNIVEHTGGVLFEDDSFIVEAALLEHRIDSYGYRITEKDRPGSLDPAKLAEYGLKPGPLFGRLKRGETITLDNGDSLRPEDVLGAPKRGMVITILGDTRPCDNVLPLSVNADVLVHEATFMHDLADTAHEYYHSTSKQAAEAARAANVSQLIMTHFSSRYKDEDQLQPLLEEAQSVFPNTRLANEHQLIPVVHRKQES, encoded by the coding sequence ATGGAACTATATTTCCTGGGAACTAATGCTGGTGTACCTACGCTTCAACGGAATGTAACTTCCATTGGGCTACGCATGTTGGATGAGCGCAGAGCTTTGTGGTTGTTTGACTGCGGGGAAGGAACGCAGCATCAGATTTTAAGTTCTCCGCTTAAACTAAGCAAATTGGAGAAAATATTTATTACTCACCTGCATGGTGATCATGTATTTGGACTTCCAGGACTGCTTTCGAGCAGAGCCTATCAAGGTGGCACTACACCATTAACGGTATATGGTCCGCCAGGTACGGAACGAATGATCAGTACAACCATGGAGCTTAGCCAATCACGGGTCAACTACGATTTGAATATCGTGGAACATACGGGCGGCGTCCTGTTCGAGGATGACAGTTTTATCGTGGAAGCCGCTTTGCTTGAGCATCGGATTGATAGCTACGGATACCGAATTACGGAAAAAGATCGTCCAGGAAGCCTTGACCCGGCCAAACTGGCGGAATACGGTTTGAAACCAGGCCCATTGTTCGGCCGGCTGAAACGTGGAGAAACCATTACGCTGGATAACGGTGATTCGCTTCGTCCAGAAGATGTATTGGGCGCGCCAAAACGCGGCATGGTAATCACCATATTGGGTGATACACGTCCATGCGACAATGTACTGCCTCTATCCGTAAATGCAGATGTGCTTGTCCATGAAGCTACATTTATGCATGATCTGGCCGATACAGCGCATGAGTACTATCATAGTACTTCAAAACAAGCGGCGGAAGCGGCTAGAGCAGCCAATGTAAGCCAATTGATCATGACTCACTTTAGCTCACGTTATAAGGACGAGGATCAACTGCAGCCACTTTTGGAAGAAGCACAGTCCGTATTTCCGAATACGAGACTCGCAAACGAACACCAGCTTATTCCTGTCGTGCATCGCAAGCAAGAATCTTAA